One segment of Anaerolineales bacterium DNA contains the following:
- a CDS encoding serine/threonine protein kinase produces the protein MPNRVGTTVGKYKLLELLGRGGMAEVYKARHPTLGREVTVKILHPHLAEGEGFLARFEREAKAVAAMRHPRIVQIFDYEATEDANYMVMEFIDAGTLQDRVAALAKEGRGLSVREALSILRQVAEALDYAHGRGILHRDVKPSNILLDSSGGAFLTDFGIARILSGAQFTATGVMIGTPTYMSPEQGTGEELTAASDLYSLGVIAFELLTGRVPFSAETTPLAVIHKHIHEPPPGLRAVRKDLPAAAEDAVLKALAKKPGERFKSAGEFARALEKALPEGVLKTVDGGGQKQPAPVSAQSTMAMEVEPVPSRTQMPTEVMETPPELNIQGIPDPARREGAAEAVPAEEAERPPKLGKIKTAEAKPPAPAGGVKPAAETLMASMRGILNTRRGRIAAAVVAAAIVLAAGWWILSGGISSLTCVSVESCIAQAQELRERGDLAGFITLMEAAAGRVPGDEHPPNAGIWCDIGDAERELSRMDAARESYTRCIEWTEGIPEFQDVRTRGEEALQGL, from the coding sequence ATGCCCAATCGCGTCGGAACCACCGTCGGGAAATATAAACTGCTGGAACTCCTCGGCCGCGGCGGCATGGCGGAAGTTTACAAGGCCCGCCATCCCACCCTCGGCCGCGAGGTCACGGTGAAGATCCTGCATCCGCACCTGGCTGAGGGGGAGGGGTTTCTGGCCCGCTTCGAGCGCGAAGCCAAGGCGGTGGCCGCGATGCGCCATCCCCGCATTGTCCAGATCTTCGATTACGAAGCGACGGAAGACGCCAACTACATGGTGATGGAATTCATCGACGCCGGGACATTGCAGGACCGGGTCGCGGCGCTGGCCAAGGAAGGCAGGGGCCTTTCCGTCCGGGAAGCGCTCTCGATCCTCCGCCAGGTGGCCGAGGCGCTGGATTACGCGCACGGGCGCGGAATCCTCCACCGCGACGTCAAACCTTCCAACATCCTGCTGGATTCCTCCGGCGGCGCGTTCCTGACGGATTTCGGCATCGCCCGCATCCTCAGCGGGGCGCAATTCACCGCCACCGGCGTGATGATCGGTACGCCGACCTACATGTCTCCGGAGCAAGGGACCGGCGAGGAACTGACGGCGGCGAGCGACCTGTATTCGCTGGGCGTGATCGCATTCGAGCTGTTGACCGGCAGGGTGCCCTTCAGCGCGGAAACCACCCCGTTGGCGGTGATCCACAAACACATCCATGAGCCTCCGCCCGGCTTGCGCGCCGTCCGGAAGGACCTGCCCGCCGCGGCGGAGGATGCGGTGCTGAAAGCGCTGGCGAAGAAACCCGGAGAACGGTTCAAGAGCGCCGGGGAGTTCGCCCGCGCGTTGGAGAAAGCCCTGCCCGAGGGCGTCCTCAAAACGGTCGACGGAGGGGGGCAGAAGCAGCCTGCGCCCGTTTCCGCCCAATCGACGATGGCGATGGAAGTAGAACCCGTTCCGAGCCGGACGCAGATGCCCACCGAGGTGATGGAGACGCCGCCGGAACTCAACATACAGGGGATCCCCGACCCCGCCCGTCGGGAAGGGGCGGCGGAAGCCGTCCCGGCCGAGGAAGCGGAACGGCCGCCGAAGCTCGGGAAGATCAAAACGGCCGAAGCCAAACCGCCGGCGCCGGCCGGCGGGGTCAAGCCGGCCGCGGAAACGCTGATGGCTTCGATGCGGGGGATCCTGAACACGCGCCGGGGGCGGATCGCCGCCGCCGTCGTTGCGGCCGCGATCGTCCTTGCCGCCGGATGGTGGATCCTTTCCGGCGGGATCTCTTCACTGACTTGCGTATCGGTGGAGTCGTGCATCGCTCAGGCTCAGGAACTGAGGGAGCGCGGCGACTTGGCCGGATTTATCACTCTGATGGAGGCCGCCGCCGGCCGCGTTCCCGGCGACGAGCATCCGCCCAACGCCGGGATCTGGTGCGACATCGGCGATGCCGAGCGGGAGTTGAGCCGGATGGACGCCGCCCGGGAGAGTTACACCCGGTGCATCGAGTGGACCGAAGGAATCCCCGAGTTCCAAGATGTCCGCACCCGGGGAGAGGAAGCCCTGCAGGGATTGTGA
- a CDS encoding SET domain-containing protein produces the protein MPFSYFVFPAEVHSNSRDFEIRRAVHNARPMRGVFARRPVAQAECALFIGTYPGRRIRMEEWRRKVKAYADRHAVSLEAAKWTLNRMTFSLERMEPGFLLDPSDENGELLPEFTNHLAGLVNEPPPGCAANAVFAYNRVRARFEVWLQNAVRAGEEIYAYYGSRYRRDYPVGEVAEDSPFHVIPADSKLIPYPGRALVPAERV, from the coding sequence ATGCCTTTTTCGTATTTTGTTTTTCCCGCGGAGGTTCATTCCAACAGCCGAGATTTCGAAATCCGGCGGGCGGTGCATAACGCGCGCCCGATGCGCGGCGTGTTCGCCAGGCGCCCGGTGGCGCAGGCGGAGTGCGCCCTGTTCATAGGTACGTATCCCGGGCGCCGGATCCGGATGGAAGAATGGCGCCGGAAGGTGAAAGCCTACGCCGACCGGCACGCCGTATCCCTCGAGGCGGCGAAATGGACGCTCAACCGCATGACCTTCAGCCTCGAGCGCATGGAGCCGGGGTTCCTGCTCGATCCATCGGACGAAAACGGCGAGTTGCTGCCGGAATTTACGAACCACCTCGCCGGGTTGGTCAACGAGCCTCCCCCGGGCTGCGCCGCCAACGCCGTCTTCGCCTACAACCGCGTACGCGCACGGTTCGAGGTGTGGCTGCAGAACGCGGTGCGGGCGGGCGAGGAAATCTATGCCTATTACGGTTCCCGTTACCGTCGTGATTACCCGGTCGGTGAGGTTGCGGAGGATTCACCGTTCCATGTCATCCCGGCGGACAGCAAACTGATCCCGTATCCCGGGCGCGCGCTGGTCCCGGCGGAAAGGGTATGA